A genomic stretch from Sphingobacterium sp. ML3W includes:
- a CDS encoding DUF6688 family protein, whose amino-acid sequence MDIILIVIVALFAGLIYLLRSTIKKQNKKISSVGYAVIIGYILSLAISGVGLLTHSSQYHEAVDPVDGACYLPFGGKHALSLFIYFVAFNVAVMAIWIKGRKIPPIPLVLALIILMIGSIISIFVLTQVSYHDTSTLSIYVGNEGTFYFIFTPLFCFCFGIGFIWKIIQEERETSLHRTYRNPILNKINILLSSKLDYPLWALILLVPVFLVVTAILILFGQDSDSMAKVFTETTTWAFSQKMHPPILDHRGHYLCTVAAKGGPTVVKPLRLGKRHGNTIIVNRQLLVANAFEEILSDLSPVLHRYVRSFYDRYGYNISTRINSVRASNLTYMMMKPLEYIFLFFLYMLYIEPEKKIAKQYA is encoded by the coding sequence ATGGACATCATACTTATTGTTATCGTTGCTTTATTTGCTGGATTGATTTATCTACTACGTTCTACAATAAAAAAACAGAATAAAAAGATATCTTCTGTTGGATATGCTGTTATTATTGGCTACATCCTGTCCTTAGCTATCTCTGGAGTTGGTCTATTAACCCATTCCAGTCAATATCATGAGGCCGTTGATCCCGTTGATGGCGCTTGTTACTTACCTTTTGGTGGAAAACATGCCTTATCATTGTTTATATATTTTGTTGCTTTCAATGTCGCCGTGATGGCTATTTGGATAAAAGGCCGAAAAATACCACCTATTCCTCTTGTCCTCGCCCTCATTATTTTGATGATAGGATCAATAATCAGTATCTTCGTATTGACGCAAGTAAGCTATCACGATACATCTACCCTAAGTATCTATGTCGGTAATGAAGGAACATTTTACTTTATTTTCACTCCTCTTTTCTGTTTCTGTTTTGGCATAGGCTTTATTTGGAAAATCATCCAGGAGGAGAGGGAAACATCGTTGCACAGAACTTATCGCAATCCCATACTGAACAAGATCAATATACTGCTTTCCTCCAAACTAGATTATCCGCTATGGGCGCTTATCCTGCTCGTTCCTGTCTTTCTCGTGGTGACCGCAATTCTTATTCTATTTGGTCAAGATAGCGATTCAATGGCCAAGGTATTCACAGAGACCACGACCTGGGCTTTCTCTCAAAAAATGCACCCTCCTATTTTAGATCACCGTGGACATTACCTTTGTACAGTGGCTGCCAAAGGGGGTCCAACAGTTGTAAAGCCACTACGCTTAGGTAAGCGACATGGAAATACGATCATTGTTAACCGTCAACTATTGGTAGCTAATGCTTTTGAAGAAATTTTAAGTGATCTATCTCCAGTCCTTCATCGTTATGTACGCTCTTTTTACGACAGGTACGGATATAATATCTCCACCAGAATCAACTCGGTCAGGGCATCAAATCTGACCTACATGATGATGAAACCACTGGAGTATATATTTCTTTTCTTTTTATATATGTTATATATAGAACCAGAGAAGAAAATCGCCAAACAATACGCTTAA
- a CDS encoding SRPBCC family protein: MTKTPFILSPDNEIVSSRIVNAAIDLVFEACANPSHLENWWGPAGFTNTFEEFDFRPGGRWKFIMHGPDKGNYQNECIFSEIIYPKLITWDRLSKPLFRMELSLSDIAPGKTKFGFRMIFNTTAECNKIKSFVLDKNEENFDRLERELKTII; the protein is encoded by the coding sequence ATGACCAAAACCCCTTTCATACTTTCACCTGACAATGAAATTGTCAGTTCGAGAATAGTAAATGCAGCAATAGACCTAGTCTTTGAAGCATGTGCCAATCCTTCTCATTTAGAAAATTGGTGGGGTCCAGCCGGATTTACCAATACATTCGAAGAATTTGACTTTAGGCCCGGTGGACGATGGAAGTTTATCATGCATGGCCCAGATAAAGGTAATTATCAAAATGAATGCATTTTTTCCGAAATAATTTACCCCAAATTAATTACCTGGGACAGACTGTCCAAACCGCTTTTCCGAATGGAGCTATCGCTGAGTGATATTGCTCCCGGTAAAACAAAATTCGGTTTTCGAATGATATTCAATACTACTGCGGAATGCAACAAAATCAAAAGCTTTGTCTTAGATAAAAATGAAGAAAACTTTGATCGGCTTGAACGTGAATTAAAAACAATCATTTAA
- a CDS encoding DUF6596 domain-containing protein — protein MMESNFLKQLFQQEFTKIVAVISKGFGLQYIETAEDIVSETFLLATESWQTKGLPPNPTAWLYTVAKQKTLSHFRRNKIFEDKVIPEIHQKQIAVDHTDEFSFTQENIKDSQLKMLFAICTPAIASEAQIGLALRILCGFGIEEIAEAFLSNKETINKRLFRAKEKLRTEKIQLELPSEKEIVQRLDNVLHIIYLLFNEGYYSKTQNQILRKDLCIEALRLALMLSTYEKTNVPKTNALIALICFHSSRFDARHSTDGEFILYEQQNEKLWNQELINQGVYFLNQSADGNQLTSYHIEAKIAQCHCTKADTAEKWSEILQLYDRLLLVNYSPSAVLNRTFALYKAKGAKTALIEAKKLNLSDNHFYFAFLGELYRDIDRQKAIANFQRAQALAKTSLERETIQRKIDML, from the coding sequence ATGATGGAATCTAACTTTCTAAAACAGCTTTTCCAACAAGAATTCACCAAGATTGTCGCTGTAATTTCAAAAGGTTTTGGTCTACAATATATTGAAACTGCGGAAGATATCGTAAGTGAGACATTTTTGCTGGCTACGGAATCGTGGCAGACAAAAGGTTTGCCTCCAAATCCAACGGCATGGCTTTACACGGTAGCCAAGCAGAAAACCTTAAGCCACTTTAGACGGAATAAGATTTTCGAAGACAAAGTAATCCCTGAAATACATCAAAAACAAATCGCAGTGGATCATACCGATGAATTTAGCTTCACGCAGGAAAATATTAAAGATAGTCAGTTAAAGATGCTGTTTGCCATCTGTACACCTGCGATTGCTAGTGAAGCCCAGATCGGACTGGCACTACGGATTCTCTGTGGTTTTGGTATCGAAGAAATCGCCGAAGCCTTCCTCTCAAATAAGGAAACAATTAATAAGCGGTTATTCCGGGCAAAAGAGAAACTCCGCACAGAAAAGATCCAGCTTGAGTTGCCATCCGAAAAGGAGATCGTCCAAAGACTGGACAATGTGCTGCATATTATCTACCTCTTATTCAATGAGGGGTATTATTCCAAAACCCAAAACCAGATTTTACGCAAAGATCTGTGTATAGAAGCCTTGCGTCTCGCGTTAATGTTATCCACCTACGAGAAGACCAATGTTCCAAAAACAAATGCACTCATCGCCTTAATCTGTTTTCATTCTTCACGTTTCGACGCCCGGCACAGTACCGATGGTGAATTTATCTTGTATGAGCAACAGAACGAGAAACTTTGGAATCAAGAGTTAATCAATCAAGGGGTTTATTTTTTGAATCAATCGGCCGATGGTAATCAGCTGACCTCTTATCATATCGAAGCAAAAATTGCACAATGCCATTGTACAAAAGCAGATACAGCGGAAAAATGGAGCGAAATCCTTCAGCTTTACGACCGTCTGCTACTGGTCAATTATTCACCTAGCGCAGTACTCAACAGAACATTTGCTTTATATAAGGCAAAAGGAGCAAAAACGGCATTGATTGAAGCAAAAAAACTGAATCTATCAGACAATCACTTTTATTTTGCATTCTTAGGAGAACTCTACAGGGATATAGATAGACAGAAAGCAATCGCGAACTTTCAGCGTGCGCAAGCATTAGCAAAAACCTCCCTGGAACGGGAGACTATCCAACGCAAGATCGATATGCTGTAA
- a CDS encoding AAA family ATPase — MDQTNYFIVLTGGPGVGKTTLLNELQKQGYRTVPEDARRIIKEQLESNGDGLPWKNKQYYASLMLTSSTNSFLHEIKESSADPGYVFFDRGIPDTLAYIEMENLIIEESLLAEAKAHRYHKKIFILPPWQEIYKTDNERKQTWEESEATFNQMKRIYERLGYEVIEIPKTTVEQRYQFILEALKSADH; from the coding sequence ATGGATCAGACAAATTATTTTATTGTCCTCACCGGGGGACCCGGTGTAGGCAAAACCACACTACTTAACGAACTACAAAAGCAGGGGTATAGAACTGTACCGGAAGATGCACGTAGAATCATTAAAGAACAATTGGAGAGCAATGGTGATGGTTTACCCTGGAAAAACAAACAATACTATGCTTCATTGATGTTGACTTCGTCCACGAATAGTTTCCTTCATGAAATAAAAGAAAGCTCTGCAGATCCAGGCTATGTCTTTTTTGACCGTGGAATTCCTGATACACTGGCCTATATCGAAATGGAAAATCTAATTATCGAAGAGTCCCTGCTTGCCGAAGCCAAAGCACACCGCTATCATAAAAAGATATTTATCCTCCCCCCTTGGCAGGAAATTTATAAAACTGATAATGAGCGAAAACAGACTTGGGAAGAGTCCGAAGCCACATTCAATCAGATGAAAAGGATATATGAGCGGCTTGGATATGAGGTCATAGAAATACCTAAAACAACGGTCGAACAACGTTATCAATTTATACTTGAAGCGCTCAAATCAGCAGATCATTGA